In the Necator americanus strain Aroian chromosome X, whole genome shotgun sequence genome, TTGCGTTCAGCGGATCTTAAAAAAGACCCAGAAGAACCACTAAGAATTCCGCTACTGatatttgtcgaaaaaaagataCTTAAATTCAAGGGAGGAAAAGCAATCCTACTTTTCCTTCGAATGCCCTGATTTCGGAGGTGAGTTTGTGTCTACGGTAAGTCCACGTCCAGATGATTGCTGACCACCACCGTGGCCGTTATTGCTTATCACAGGACACCCGAAGAGCCTCGACGCATGTTTCAGCAGCGTTTCAACAATCTCAAAACATTACTGCTATCTCGCTAACTGAGGAATTAAGAGAAATGGATAGCTAAACTAACtcactttagttcctacggCATTATTTCCATCAATATCACCGCCTAGTAAATTCGGGCCAAACACAATAGCGAGATTACTACAGTTCATACTGAAAGagtaaaattttcaagaatgtGACTTCGACAAAGTATtatcaaatatatatatatatataatgtatataaTTAGAACGCTGAACATGGTTGCTACAACAAAATCGAAAGTATTTGAAGTCCTACTAAtttgaatcgaaaaaaaaaatcggggaACATAATGGAAGCTGATGTGAGTCTTACTACCACTATTACGAAGAGATATTCTAATCTCTTAATTTcacaatgatgaaaaaaataactcacGCTGTCTGTTCTTGATGCTGCAACATTTCCGAAAGAAAATTGACGAGGTAGGTGAGATTGTGTCGGTGACAAGCCGGAAGCTCGCCGATGCAACGCTCGAATGCTTGCAGTTTAGACTCATCTTCTAACCTGAACTAGTTCACTTTACATGCAGTAATGACAAGTAGGAAAAGACGAGTAGGACTCTACTTTGCAGCGTTAACCCAGTCGTTATGAAGTCGGTGAGTTAGAAGAGGATCTGGAAGTTCTCTTAAATAGCTCTTCAGAACGCTACAAACGGAATGCGGATCCAGGTAGTAGGCACGCTCGTCAATCTGAAAGAGTAATAACTACCCATTTTGCCTCAGATATTCATAGAGAAATGTTAAAACTTCAGCAGTCTCACATCGATTTGCCCTGCGTCAAACGCTGCCTTCATCCTTCGGATTTTCGTGTTGTTTCCGTTTACCCGGAACAGACCTAGTAAAAGAACTTTGAGTATCAATAAGAGTAAAAAGAAGCTTTTGGAGCAAGAGAACGCAGAAGGCGCAAAAAGTACTGGTCAAAGAAGTCTATTAGAACATACAAAATAATTATTCAATGACGAAAGGTCAGCACATACTGATTTTTGTTGGCTGCGTGTAAGAGTTGTCGTACCTTTCTCTGCGAATCCGCTCGCTCTAATCATTGAACAACATTTCTCTAACACAACAGCTACACGACCCTGAGTATGGCGGAGATGCTCGGTGAGATCAACGCCAAACACCGGACGAGGACGAGCGTTATCTGAAtctaattaatttcatttctatccgACACAAATTCAAACACACGTATCATTAGaaatataaagaaagaagagggaaGCTGCACCTATATTGTATTAATATAGAAAAACGTCTGACACAATCGACAAGAAAACTGATAACGAAAAATCCAATTCTTAGTTACCGATGTCCCGACGAATTTCCGGCAAAACCATCTCCAGTGTACGCATCGCCACACGATGATACTCAAGCTGCTCTTCAAGTAAAGCGGCAAACAcctaaacattgaaaaacgaTTAGTTGTTAGACAGTTAGTTTCCATGTATGTTCAGCATCCAATTCAAAACATCGAAATTCGTGTTCTGTTAGAGGTCGTCCATTCTACTCAAAATCTCACAATAACCAAGATCCAGTTTTAAGTTTCTAGCTACTCTTTCAGTGTAAAAGTGGACTACTCAACATGCAGGCGTATGCTAACTGCAGCTGAGATCTTccacagcaaaaaaagcaaggtTGACAGCACGCGCAAAAAGCAATCAATTACTAACCTTTGCAATTTCTTGCTCTTTTGCGGCCAGAGAGTACACATCTGTGATTGTATTGTCCTATAAAACGCGACTAAGCTAAAAAGATATATTCAGTTCTGTTATAGAGTCGCACCTTTTGGTTCTCGAGCTTTAATTGAGCAGCATCGAGCGAATCTTGGAGTTGGGGGATGTTGCTGCTTGCGCTGTCCGCTTTTTCCAGCGCCTTCTTTGCTATGTCGACATCTTAGAAACAAAAAGCTAGATTTTTTAGATCTTACAACTCTTCTcaaatacttttttcatttgaagttAACATGACAGGGTAGCAAAACGTCTGCTCACTGAGAAAATGgtatgaaaggaaagaaaaaccaggaacttcttcggaatttttcaggaaatgaaaCGTGAGATAACGGGAACTACATGTGGATTTCAGTTTTATTGAACGTGAAgtgtgaacaaaaaataaaaaagcgtAGATTTCTGTAGCATGAACGttaatgcgaaaaaaatatatgctaaaaaaaattctagtaaAAAGTTTCAGCTACCTCTTGAAGAAGCAAAGTCAGTATTCGACGCTAACGACCACATCGAGTTAACTGTTTTCAAAGGTTTACGTCAAAACCAAACAGAAATCATAGTTCGCAGTCAGGTTCTCATAGCAGAGATAAGTGGGGACAGACAGGAAATAACAAAAGTTATGTTATTatgatttttctcttaacaaataaaatatttcagtgTAAGGTTCGTCATACACTGAACTTAGTCTagcagaattcaaaaaaaaaaactatgcttCTATTCTCTAATCCCACTTAATTCACCAACCGAAAATCATTACTTACCAGTGAATGCGTTATTCAACCGCTCCCGACTCTTACATAAAGCCTTCTCCATGTCTTGAAACTGAACCAAATCATCAAGAACTCGTTTCTCTATCATCATGTCGTGCTTGACCTACAACACGGAAAATTATCCTGGAAgtacgaaaaagaaaccaacACCATTCACTTTATAATAGCAACAACTGACGCGCTCTGCAAAGCAGACTTCATGAGACGTctacttttgcaaaaaaaaagaccttttGTGTTCCAGCATAGCGTTGAAAGCTTTACAGCAAATGTACCCAAATTTTAAAGCAGTTCTACTGTAATAAGTGTTAGATTGGGTGTAAAAGTTTAACCCTGTGAGCGTGGAATAAAAACTACGGATAGTCGGCTTTTGATGTCATTATGACGTTCAGAAAAGTAAATTTAGTAAGAACGAACTAATACAATGACATTCACTCTCCTCCTTTTACCCTCTCTATTGAACAATTTCCTATTATTGATTATGGATTATTTACGGATAGAAGTCAActtcaagaaattcaaaatcagAAACCTCCAAGGTGCTGATTGCTTGAAGGATACCTTCAGTGGGTTTTTATGGAGGGAAATCCTAAGGGATCCAAAAGTAGAGAAAGAGGAAGCCAAAACGTATAAAACGCACACAAATGTAACACATTGCTGCTGCAATCATTACAATAATGACGTTTCTCAAGCAGATATTCACAAAAACGTTGAGTTATACCTCAATAGCATTGACTTTCTGGGAAGAGAGAATGAAAGGATACAGAGTAAAGTGTTCCGCATTGATCACTCCCTTTTGAATGCGTCATTTTGACTTCTACTTGAAATAGAAAAGTTAATGAACGGTGCCTTACGCAGTGGGTTAAGCGCTACTCTTCCGAGTGATATCCACAGAATAATGGTGGAATATAGCCATTCAGTAAACTCCaatactaaataataataaattctaaataataaatacctTTTCGTCGACGACAACTTGCAATGCTTGACTGATCTTCTGGATAACTTTATGGAGGCATGTAGTATGCGATATTTCGAGATCTGACGATATGTCACGCAAATCCGCGCAGAGCGAAAATTCATCCAGCTTTTTCTGAAATCGATTATCGACTTGTTGACTCATCTCCACTGTTCTTCAATGTGTTATCAGAACAACAATGATGCTGATTAATTTTACAGACGTAAAAAGCGCAAGATTTCAAAAACGTGAGCCTTACTGTTAAAACAGAGTTCTATATAACAAATGTCAGGTAGagagaagaacaaaatcatttcttcaaaaaaaaaaaaacataaaatttgatGATACGAACCCGACGCTTATCTACATTCTCTTCACGCAGCCCGGTTTTTACTGTGTTTGACACATGCTTTCTATATACAGATACAGCGTTGATGACCTTCTGATTTCTGTGCTCGAGGGCATTGACAATCTTTaagtcatcatcatcatccttTTTCGTcgaactgcaaagaaaaagaaggatatcGAATAATACGAGCAAATTGCTGTACTTGGACTACTGCGAATCTAACGCAGATAGGTTGGAAGCAATCAATGGAAATATTCAAGATATCAATGGATAAAATAAACGATCAGATCTTCACGATTACATAATATGTTCATATTTGAA is a window encoding:
- a CDS encoding hypothetical protein (NECATOR_CHRX.G26436.T1) yields the protein MALSTCRTVAIMEKAKKDVGQKFRRIKHNLVNSTKKDDDDDLKIVNALEHRNQKVINAVSVYRKHVSNTVKTGLREENVDKRRKKLDEFSLCADLRDISSDLEISHTTCLHKVIQKISQALQVVVDEKVKHDMMIEKRVLDDLVQFQDMEKALCKSRERLNNAFTDVDIAKKALEKADSASSNIPQLQDSLDAAQLKLENQKDNTITDVYSLAAKEQEIAKVFAALLEEQLEYHRVAMRTLEMVLPEIRRDIDNARPRPVFGVDLTEHLRHTQGRVAVVLEKCCSMIRASGFAEKGLFRVNGNNTKIRRMKAAFDAGQIDIDERAYYLDPHSVCSVLKSYLRELPDPLLTHRLHNDWVNAAKLEDESKLQAFERCIGELPACHRHNLTYLVNFLSEMLQHQEQTAMNCSNLAIVFGPNLLGGDIDGNNAVGTKIVETLLKHASRLFGCPVISNNGHGGGQQSSGRGLTVDTNSPPKSGHSKEKLEHGSITSWGTSPRGRPKERAPPPPYVTPKTGSLIDLSDECNNTDQSAHTSIDARIDPNLTQTQSLMSADLSESFGMSPTATAESDDSFDEYQDESLPGSMSRSQGDIAAASLGTPQRPPPPTFRSGSESSNNRPLSYNKAVGVEPVPVPRSRTSRSVIVENSSSSSGSGSLKRPSILNREDIVGADASNSFKTVVAVEAPPLPARNKPPLPAKPRSGDNETSRL
- a CDS encoding hypothetical protein (NECATOR_CHRX.G26436.T2), with the translated sequence MPSHRDKLYLRSCLLLRHDSGLDAKEAHAKLMNIYGANVISYDACKIWTVAIMEKAKKDVGQKFRRIKHNLVNSTKKDDDDDLKIVNALEHRNQKVINAVSVYRKHVSNTVKTGLREENVDKRRKKLDEFSLCADLRDISSDLEISHTTCLHKVIQKISQALQVVVDEKVKHDMMIEKRVLDDLVQFQDMEKALCKSRERLNNAFTDVDIAKKALEKADSASSNIPQLQDSLDAAQLKLENQKDNTITDVYSLAAKEQEIAKVFAALLEEQLEYHRVAMRTLEMVLPEIRRDIDNARPRPVFGVDLTEHLRHTQGRVAVVLEKCCSMIRASGFAEKGLFRVNGNNTKIRRMKAAFDAGQIDIDERAYYLDPHSVCSVLKSYLRELPDPLLTHRLHNDWVNAAKLEDESKLQAFERCIGELPACHRHNLTYLVNFLSEMLQHQEQTAMNCSNLAIVFGPNLLGGDIDGNNAVGTKIVETLLKHASRLFGCPVISNNGHGGGQQSSGRGLTVDTNSPPKSGHSKEKLEHGSITSWGTSPRGRPKERAPPPPYVTPKTGSLIDLSDECNNTDQSAHTSIDARIDPNLTQTQSLMSADLSESFGMSPTATAESDDSFDEYQDESLPGSMSRSQGDIAAASLGTPQRPPPPTFRSGSESSNNRPLSYNKAVGVEPVPVPRSRTSRSVIVENSSSSSGSGSLKRPSILNREDIVGADASNSFKTVVAVEAPPLPARNKPPLPAKPRSGDNETSRL